The following are encoded together in the Xanthobacter autotrophicus Py2 genome:
- a CDS encoding anthranilate phosphoribosyltransferase (TIGRFAM: anthranilate phosphoribosyltransferase~PFAM: glycosyl transferase family 3~KEGG: rpc:RPC_2467 anthranilate phosphoribosyltransferase) produces MNEFKPLLGKVATGASLTRDEAAYVFDKMMSGEATPSQMGALLMGLRVRGETVEEIAGAVSVMRSKMLSVEAPSEAVDVVGTGGDASGSYNISTCASFIVAGAGVPVAKHGNRALSSKSGAADVLAALGVRIDLDPAGISRCIAEAGIGFMFAPSHHPAMKHVGPTRVEMGTRTIFNLLGPLSNPAGVTRQMVGVFAKSWIVPLAEVLRTLGSQKAFVVHGSDGLDEITISGGTDIAVLDEGRIHTFTIMPEDVGLKRHPAEDLKGGDAVHNAKALRTVLDGAEGAYRDVSLFNAAAALVVAGRAKDLKEGVEMARVSLDTGSARARLEHLVAVSEKLAPEAAQ; encoded by the coding sequence ATGAACGAGTTCAAACCCCTCCTCGGCAAGGTGGCCACCGGCGCGAGCCTCACCCGCGACGAGGCCGCCTACGTGTTCGACAAGATGATGTCGGGCGAGGCCACCCCCTCTCAGATGGGCGCGCTGCTCATGGGCCTGCGTGTGCGCGGCGAGACGGTGGAGGAGATCGCCGGCGCGGTCTCCGTCATGCGGTCCAAGATGCTCTCCGTCGAGGCCCCCAGTGAAGCGGTGGACGTGGTGGGTACCGGCGGCGATGCCTCCGGCTCCTACAACATCTCCACCTGCGCCTCCTTCATCGTGGCGGGGGCCGGCGTGCCGGTGGCCAAGCACGGCAACCGGGCGCTGTCCTCCAAGTCGGGGGCGGCGGACGTGCTGGCGGCGCTGGGCGTGCGCATCGACCTTGACCCGGCCGGCATCTCCCGCTGCATCGCGGAGGCCGGCATCGGCTTCATGTTCGCGCCCTCCCACCATCCGGCCATGAAGCATGTGGGACCGACGCGGGTGGAGATGGGCACGCGCACCATCTTCAACCTCTTGGGGCCGCTCTCCAATCCGGCCGGCGTCACCCGGCAGATGGTGGGCGTGTTCGCCAAGTCCTGGATCGTGCCGCTGGCAGAGGTGCTGCGGACGCTCGGGTCGCAAAAGGCCTTCGTGGTGCACGGGTCCGACGGGCTGGACGAGATTACCATCTCCGGCGGCACCGACATCGCCGTGCTGGACGAGGGCCGCATCCACACCTTCACCATCATGCCGGAGGACGTGGGCCTCAAGCGCCATCCGGCCGAGGACCTGAAGGGCGGCGACGCCGTGCATAATGCCAAGGCGCTTCGGACCGTGCTGGACGGAGCCGAGGGCGCCTATCGCGACGTGTCCCTGTTCAATGCCGCCGCTGCCCTGGTGGTGGCCGGCCGGGCCAAGGACCTGAAAGAGGGGGTCGAGATGGCACGGGTCAGCCTTGACACCGGCTCCGCCCGCGCGCGGCTGGAGCACCTCGTGGCCGTATCTGAGAAACTGGCGCCGGAGGCGGCCCAATGA